In Deinococcus maricopensis DSM 21211, the sequence CTCTCGGGGCCGCGCTCACCTCTTGGGTCAGTTGAGGTGCTCTTCGTTCCAGGCGGTGTCGAGCAGGCTGCGCACGTGGAAGGCGTCGTTTTCGTTGAGGTCGTGGACTTCCTGGTTGAGGAGTTTCAGGGCGCGGCGGTACGCCTGGCGGTCCAGGTCGGGCAGGCCGCGCTCGACGTTCCAGCGGCGCAGTTCGCACGCGAGCGTGGCGAGTTCGAACGGGTCGCCGCTCACGAGGATCTCGGTGACTTTGCGGTGGCGCGCGGCCCACTGGCGGGGCAGGTTCAGCTGGCCTTCCTGCAGGCGTTCCAGCAGGGCGGGCATGTCCTCGCCGGTGAGGGCGGGGCGCATGCCGGCGGTCATGGGGGCGTCGACGGGGACGAAGGCGCGTGAGGTGGTGTTCGGGAACTCCACCTGGTAGTACGCGTGTGGTGTGCCTGCTACGGGTCTGGTGCAAGTGCCGCTCACGACGCCAATGCCGTACGGCGGAAGAACAACGCGGTCACCCTTGCTGAATTTCTTCATGCTTTCCCCCTCATGTGCGTTCGGCCCGCGTTCGGGCCTGTTCGGTCTGGCCGGCAGTACGGTGCGCACAGCAAACCGGCCCAGCAGGAGGCTGGGCCGGTCAGGAGTCACCGTTGATTCGTGGTGTTCGCCACGCGGGCGAGGGCCACGGACGTGGCGCGTCGGGGTGAATTCCCTGGTGTGACGTTCACTCCGCGCATACATGGAGTGTACGCCGTTCTCATGAGAGAAATTTCTTAAGATTGGTCGGTGCTCTCATCCCCGGTGGGCACTGCGTCCCGGAGGCGGCCCTGGCGGCGCAGCGCGTCGGCGAGCAGGAATTCGATCTGGGCGTTCACGCTGCGGAACTCCTCGTTTGCCCAGCGTTCCAGGGCGGCGTACACGTCCGGGTGCAGGCGCAGGGGGTAGCTTTTGCGTTTCACGCGGCGGTCCTGCCTGCGCCGCTCAGTATAGGCTGCCGGCGTTCACGACGGGTTGCGTGCCGCGTTCGCTGGTGAGGACGACGAGGAGGTTGCTGACCATCTGCGCCTTGCGTTCCTCGTCGAGTTCGACGATGTCCTGTTCGCTGAGCATGCGCAGCGCCTGGTCGACCATGCCGACGGCGCCCTCGACGATGGTTTGGCGGGCGGCGACGATGGCGGATGCCTGCTGGCGCTGCAGCATCGCACCGGCGATCTCGGGGGCGTACGCGAGGTGCGAGAGGCGCGCTTCGAGCACCTCGACGCCGGCGTGGCGGAGGCGCGTGGCGAGTTCCTTAGCGAGCGATTCGGCGACCTCGTCGGGGTTGCCGCGCAGGCTCAGGCCGGTGGTGTCGTAGTGGTCGTAGGGGTACTGCGCGGCGAGGTGCCGCAGGGCCGTTTCGGCCTGGATGCCGACGAACTGCGTGTAGTCCTCGACGTCGAAGCTGGCGCGGGCGGTGTCCACGACGCGCCAGACGATCACGGCGGCAATTTCGATGGGGTTGCCGTTCTGGTCGTTGACCTTGAGGCGTTCGCTGTTGAAGTTGCGGATGCGCAGGCTGAGGCGGCGGCGGCTGGTGAACGGGTTCGTCCAGAACCAGCCGTTCTTGCGTTCGCTGCCGACGTAGCGTCCGAACAGCGTAATGACGGTCGCCTGGTTCGGCTGGATGATGAAGAAGCCGCACAGGATCAGGAAGGCGAGCACGAGCGGCACAAGGAACAGCGCGGTTTCGCGGGTGATGAGCCAGCCGCCCACGGCGAGCAGGGCGAGCATGACGAGGAACATAAGGGGGCCGGGCAGGGACAGCGATTGACGTTCCTTGGATTGCATAGGGGGTACCTCCGGCGACCTGAACGGACGTGACATCGTGGTGATATCACGTGTGTCGCAATACACGTTACGTGGCGGCGGCGCAGGAAGTTCCCATGAGAAACCTCCTGCGCCGCCTGGCCCTGCGGTTACTGCGCCGGCACCAGCAACCCCAACAGCGCGTCCAGCGTGAGCGCCAACAGCGCCGCCGCCACCGCCCCCACCAGCACCAGGGCCGTGTTCTGCTCCGACAGCCCATTGATGATCGGCGACCCCAGCCCACCCGCCCCGAGCGCCGCCCCCACCGTCGCCGTACCCACGTTGTACACGACACTCGTCCGCACGCCGGCCAGCCACACCGGCAACGCCAGCGGCACCTCCACGCGGGTCAGCCGCTGCCAGCCGCTCATGCCCATGCCGCGCGCGGCGTCCAGCGCGCCCGTGTCCACGCCCCGCAGCCCCGCCACGCCGTTCGACACCACCGGCACCAGCCCGTACAGCGTCAGCCCCAGCAGCGTCGGCGCCACCCCGAACCCCAGCGTCGGCACCGCCAACGCCAGGATCGCCAGGGTCGGCACCGTCTGCCCCAGGCCCACCAGTGTCTCCGTGAGCCCCAGGAACGCGCCGTTGCGTTCCCGCGTCACGAACACCGTGAGCGGCACCGCCAGCAGCAGCACCACCACCTCCGCCAGCAGCACCAGCCCCAGGTGATCGAGCGTCAGCGCCCACAACGGCTTCGCCAGCGTCGGCGGCGTGCCGCCCGCAAGGGGCGCCAGCAGACGCGGCAGCAGCCCCGGCACCAGGCTCACGGCCAGCAGCGCGCCCCACAGCGCCACCGGCCACGCGCGGGACCTCACGCGCCGCGCTCCACGCCCGTCGACGCGCGCGGGTCACGCATCAGGTCCCGGAACTGCACGACGCCCGCCCCGCCCTCTACCGCCACCGCGTCCGTGCCGTGCCGCAGCATCAGCGCGAGCGCGGCCCGCGCGTCCGCGCCCGCCGGCAGCACCGGCAGGCCCGCCGCGTCCCCAGGCCGCGCGACATTCGCCGCGAGGACGCCGCCCAGCTGCTCCAGCGCCGCGTCCTCCCCCATGAACTGCGCCACGAACGCCGACGCCGGGCGCCGCACGAGGTCGTCCGGCGTGCCGAACTGCTCCAGTCGCCCCGCGTTCATCAACGCGATCATGTCCGCCATCACCAGCGCCTCGTTGATGTCGTGCGTGACCATCACGACCGTCTTGTGCAGCCGCCGCTGAATCTCCACGACCTTCGCCTGCAACGCCGCGCGCGCAATCGGGTCGAGTGCACCGAACGGTTCGTCCATCAGCAGCACCGGCGGGTCCGCCGCGAGCGCCCGCGCCACCCCGACGCGCTGCGCCTGTCCGCCCGACAGTTCCGCCGGGCGCTTGTCGCGGTACACGCCCGGTTCCAGGCCCACGAGGTCCAGCAGTTCGTCCACGCGGGCGCGCACGCGCGCGCGCGGCCAGCCGAGCAGTTCCGGCACCGTCGCGATGTTCCGCGCGACCGACAGGTGCGGGAACAGCCCGATGCGCTGGATCACGTACCCGATGCCGCGCCGCAGCACCTCCGGACGCACCGCGCGCACGTCCTGACCGTCCACCCGCACGGAACCGCCGGTCGGCTCGATCAGGCGGTTGATCATGCGCAGCGTCGTCGTCTTGCCGCACCCGGACGGACCCAGCAGGGCCGTGATCTGCCCGGCCGGGAAGGTCACCGTCAGGTCCGCCACGGCGAGCTGCGCCCCGTACCGCTTTTCCAGGCCTTGCAGTTCGATCATGTCTCGCTCCTCATGCGCCCGGCGAGCAGGCGCTCCACGCCGCGCAGCGCCGCGTCCGCGAGCACTGCCAGCAACGCCGCGGGCACGGCGCCCAGCAGGATCAGGTCCGCCGCGCCGCCCTGCAGGCCCCGGAAGATGTACACGCCCAGGCCGCCCGCGCCGATCAGCGCCGCGACGCTCGCCACGCCCACCAGCAGCACCGTCGCCTGCCGCACGCCGGCCAGCCACACCGGCAGCGCGAGCGGCAGCTGCACCCGCCAGAACACCTGCGCGGGCGTCATGCCCATGCCGCGCGCGGCGTCCAGCGCGCCCACGTCCACGCCCCGCAGCGCCACCACGCCGTTGCGCAGCACCGGCAGCAGCGCGTACAGCGTCAGCGCGACCAGCGCGGGCGCCACGCCGATGCCGCTCACGCCGGCAGCGCGCAGGGCCGGGACGTGCGCGGCGAGCCACGCGAGCGGCGCGATCAGCAGGCCCAGCAGCGCGAGGCTCGGCACGGTCTGCAGCGCGCCTGCCACGCCCAGCACCGCGCCGCCCCGCGCAGACGAGGTGCCCGCCCATACGGCCAGCGGCCCGCCCAGCAGCAGCGCCACGCCGAGCGCCGTCAGCACCAGACGCGCGTGCTGCGCGACCTCCGCCGTCCAGCGTTCGCCCTCGGTGCGGCCCTCCACCAGCACGCTCCACGCGCCGAGGTGCCCGCCGAGCAGCAGGGCCAGGACGGGCAGCGCCCACACCCAGACCAGCCAGCGGGCGCGGCCACGTGCGCCGGCGTGCGCAGCGTACAGCGCCACCGCCGCGCCCAGCAGCCACACCCACACGCCACTGCTCGCGCTCGCGCGCGCCAGCGGCCCGGCGTTCGCCACGGCCGCGCTCGTCAACGCCCCCAGGGCGGCCACCCCGCCAACCAGCGAGGTCGTCCCGGGCAACCACGCCCACGCCGGGCGCACCCCGGACGCCGCCACGAGCGCAGCGAGCGCCACTGCCGCCGCACGCAGGACAGGGGAGAGGCTCTGGAATTCCGGCGCGGCAATACGGTTCGGGCGCAATCCCACCCACGGGAGGAGCGCGCCGGCCAGCAGTACGAGCGCCGCCAGCAGCAGCAGGCGCCCGTCCGCGCGGGCGCCCTTCACGCGGCCCTCGTCGTGCGGGGCGGGGGCGGGCGGTGCGGCCCCCGCCCCCGCGTCACTTCAGCAGCCCTTTGCTCTTGAGGTACGCGCTGGCCACGTCGCGGGCACTGCGGCCCTCCACGGCGATCTGCGCATTCAGACGCTGAATGGTCGTCTGATCGAGCGTGCCGAACGCCTTGTTCAGCAGCCCCTCGATTTTCGGGTTGGCCTTCAGGACGTCCGTGCGGATGATCGGTGCCGGCTGGTACACCGGCTGCGCGTTCTTCGGGTCCTTGAGGGTGATCAGGTTCAGGGCGCTGATGGTCCCGTCGGTGCCGTAGGCCATGGCGGCGTTCACGCCGCTCTGCCCGCTCGCCGCGGCCTGCTGCGTCTGCAGCGGCGTGGCCCCGGCCAGCGTGAGCTTCTGCGCGCTGGTGAGCGTGAAACCGTACGTCCGCTCGAACAGCTTGAACGCGTCCGGGCGGTTGAAGAACTCCGGGCTGCCCGCG encodes:
- a CDS encoding SPFH domain-containing protein; its protein translation is MQSKERQSLSLPGPLMFLVMLALLAVGGWLITRETALFLVPLVLAFLILCGFFIIQPNQATVITLFGRYVGSERKNGWFWTNPFTSRRRLSLRIRNFNSERLKVNDQNGNPIEIAAVIVWRVVDTARASFDVEDYTQFVGIQAETALRHLAAQYPYDHYDTTGLSLRGNPDEVAESLAKELATRLRHAGVEVLEARLSHLAYAPEIAGAMLQRQQASAIVAARQTIVEGAVGMVDQALRMLSEQDIVELDEERKAQMVSNLLVVLTSERGTQPVVNAGSLY
- a CDS encoding ribbon-helix-helix domain-containing protein, whose amino-acid sequence is MKRKSYPLRLHPDVYAALERWANEEFRSVNAQIEFLLADALRRQGRLRDAVPTGDESTDQS
- a CDS encoding ABC transporter permease, which translates into the protein MRSRAWPVALWGALLAVSLVPGLLPRLLAPLAGGTPPTLAKPLWALTLDHLGLVLLAEVVVLLLAVPLTVFVTRERNGAFLGLTETLVGLGQTVPTLAILALAVPTLGFGVAPTLLGLTLYGLVPVVSNGVAGLRGVDTGALDAARGMGMSGWQRLTRVEVPLALPVWLAGVRTSVVYNVGTATVGAALGAGGLGSPIINGLSEQNTALVLVGAVAAALLALTLDALLGLLVPAQ
- a CDS encoding ABC transporter ATP-binding protein, whose amino-acid sequence is MIELQGLEKRYGAQLAVADLTVTFPAGQITALLGPSGCGKTTTLRMINRLIEPTGGSVRVDGQDVRAVRPEVLRRGIGYVIQRIGLFPHLSVARNIATVPELLGWPRARVRARVDELLDLVGLEPGVYRDKRPAELSGGQAQRVGVARALAADPPVLLMDEPFGALDPIARAALQAKVVEIQRRLHKTVVMVTHDINEALVMADMIALMNAGRLEQFGTPDDLVRRPASAFVAQFMGEDAALEQLGGVLAANVARPGDAAGLPVLPAGADARAALALMLRHGTDAVAVEGGAGVVQFRDLMRDPRASTGVERGA
- a CDS encoding ABC transporter permease is translated as MKGARADGRLLLLAALVLLAGALLPWVGLRPNRIAAPEFQSLSPVLRAAAVALAALVAASGVRPAWAWLPGTTSLVGGVAALGALTSAAVANAGPLARASASSGVWVWLLGAAVALYAAHAGARGRARWLVWVWALPVLALLLGGHLGAWSVLVEGRTEGERWTAEVAQHARLVLTALGVALLLGGPLAVWAGTSSARGGAVLGVAGALQTVPSLALLGLLIAPLAWLAAHVPALRAAGVSGIGVAPALVALTLYALLPVLRNGVVALRGVDVGALDAARGMGMTPAQVFWRVQLPLALPVWLAGVRQATVLLVGVASVAALIGAGGLGVYIFRGLQGGAADLILLGAVPAALLAVLADAALRGVERLLAGRMRSET
- a CDS encoding CarD family transcriptional regulator; its protein translation is MKKFSKGDRVVLPPYGIGVVSGTCTRPVAGTPHAYYQVEFPNTTSRAFVPVDAPMTAGMRPALTGEDMPALLERLQEGQLNLPRQWAARHRKVTEILVSGDPFELATLACELRRWNVERGLPDLDRQAYRRALKLLNQEVHDLNENDAFHVRSLLDTAWNEEHLN